Sequence from the Corallococcus sp. EGB genome:
GACCACGAGTTCTCCGACGACTGCTGGCAGGACGTGGCCACCTACGAGGACGGCAAGCGGGACGAGACGCAACTGGACCGCAAGCTCAACGCGGAGCAGGCCTTCCTGGAGTACATCCCGCTGGACACGATGCAGTCGCCCGAGGGCGCCATCGACGTGGCCAAGGAGCCGCGCTTCCCCCACTCGCGCATCTACCGTGACTTCGAGTACGGCAAGCACCTGAAGCTCCTGGTGACGGACTACCGCAGCTTCCGGCCGGACCACCTCATCCCGGAGGACGCGTATCCGGGCGCCGTGGCGCTGGACGAGGCGCTCCTGAGTGCGGCGCTGCAGGGCCAGCCGGACGCGGTGAAGCAGACGTTCCAGGCGGACACGTTCGCGTACGTGAACATCGACGACGCGGCGTACGCGAACCACAAGCAGGTGCTGTTGGGCGTGTACCTGAGCCAGGCGAAGGCCGCGGGCCTGACGGACGCGGAGGCCGCGCAGAAGGCCGCCAAGTGGGTGAAGGGCCCGCTGGCGCTCTACTACGTGAACCAGGTGCTGAAGGCGGTGAACGCGCAGCTGGTGATTTCGCCGGCGGGCAAGCCCCGGGGCCTGGCGTACGCGCACATGGGCAAGGCGGCGCTCTTCAACATCCAGGGCTCGCGCTACGTGGTGGTGAAGGACACCTTCGACCTGTTCGCGGCGGTGAACTACCAGGCGACCGGGGGCAAGAGCGAGGACGTGTTCGGTCCGGACCAGGAGAAGTGGTTCCAGCAGACGCTGACCACGGCGACGAACACCTGGAAGATGGTGGTGAGCTCCACGTCGCTGTCGGCGCTCATCTGGGACTTCCGGCAGCAGGCGGACATCACCGACCCGACGCTGCGCCAGCGCTTCTACTTCAGCGTGGACCAGTGGGACGGCTTCCCCACGAAGAAGAAGGTGATGCTCAACACGCTGAAGGCGGCCGGCGTGTCCAACGCGGTGTTCATCTCCGGCGACATCCACGCGTCGTTCGCGTCGGTGGAGGAGGGCGTGCCCACGCTGACGGCGCCGGGCATCACCTCCGGCTCCATCAAGAGCCTGGCGAGCCTGGCGCTGATTGGCGCGGGCTACGCCACGGGCGCGCCGGTGTACCAGCACGCCGTGACGGAGATGGAGAAGACGCTCCAGGCGTCCAACCCGAACCTGCGCTTCGCGGACGCGGACTCGCACGGCTTCGTGGTGATGGAGGTGAAGGCGGACGAGACGCTCGCCACCTTCCACCTCATCCCCGCCGCCGAGGTGGCGAAGGACTACTCCAAGCGCGCGGGCAGCGAGCTGGAGGCGAAGTTCACCTCGAAGACCTTCCGCGTGAAGAACAGCGACATCCAGCCGGCCTGAGCCGGACGTTGAGCATGTGAAGCGAAGGGCCGCGTGGGAGTGCTTCCCGCGCGGCCCTTTTCATTGGGGAACGAGCGGGCGGCGCGTCTCTGGGAGGCGCTGGCGGGCCGGGGTATAGACGGGCGCCATGCACGTCTATGCCGCTGCGTTGGCCCAGGAGCTGGGCATCAAGCCGGAGCAGGTGGACCGGACCCTCGCGCTTCATGAGGAGGGAGGCACGGTCCCCTTCATCGCGCGCTACCGCAAGGAGGCCACGGGAGGCCTGGACGAGGTCCAGATTCAAGCCATCCTGGACAAGGCGTCTGAGCGCGCGGAGCTGGACGGGCGGCGCGACACCATCCTGCGCAGCATCGAGGAGCAGGGGAAGCTGACGCCGGAGCTGACGAAGGCGCTCCAGGCGGCGCGCACGCGCGCGGAGTTGGAGGACCTGTACCTGCCCTACAAGCCCAAGCGCCGCACGCGCGCGGCCATCGCCCGGGAGAAGGGGCTGGAGCCGCTGGCGGACCTGGTGTGGAAGCAGGAGGGCCAGCGCGGGGAGAACCTGGACGCGCGCGTGAAGCCCTATGTGAACGCGGACAAGGGCGTGGCGGACGTGGCGCAGGCGCTGGCGGGCGCGCGGGACATCTGCGCGGAGCGGGTGGCGGAGGACGCGAAGCTGCGCCGCGAGGCCCGCGACCTGTGCACGCGGCGGGGCACGCTGCGCTCGGACGTGGTGCCCGCGAAGAAGGGCGAGACGACCAAGTTCGAGAACTACTACGGCCATGAGGAGCCGCTGTCCCAGGCCCCGTCCCACCGCGTGCTGGCGCTGCTGCGCGGCGAGGAGGAGGGCGTGCTGAAGGTGAAGCTGGGGCTGCCGGACGACGAGGTGAAGGGGCTCTTCACCTCGCGCGTGGTGACGCGGCCGCAGTCGCTGTTCGCGGGCGAGTTGCGCGCGGCGGTAGAGGACGGGTGGGACCGGCTGATGGGGCCGTCGCTGGAGTCGGAGCTGCGCGCGGAGCTGAAGGAGCGCGCGGACAAGGGCGCCATTGGTGTGTTTGGAGAGAACCTGCGGCACCTGCTGTTGGCGGCGCCGGCGGGGGCTCGGGCGGTGCTGGCGTTGGATCCGGGGCTGCGCACGGGCATCAAGCTGGTGATGCTGGACGCGACGGGGACGGTGGCGGAGACGGCGACGCTCTATTCGGAGCGGAGCGCGGACGAGCGGGCGCGCGCGGCGAAGCTGCTGGAGGCGGTGGTGCGCAAGCACAAGCCGGAGCTCATCGCGGTGGGCAACGGAACGGGCAGCCGCGAGGCGGAGGTCTTCACGCGGGACACGCTGAAGGCGATGGGCGTGCAGATTCCGGTGGTGTCGGTGAGCGAGCAGGGCGCGTCCATCTACTCCGCGTCGGAGGTGGCGCGGGAAGAGTTCCCGGAGCTGGACGTGTCGCTGCGCGGAGCAGTGTCCATTGGACGGCGCTTGCAGGACCCGCTGGCGGAGCTGGTGAAGATCGACCCGAAGAGCATCGGGGTGGGGCAGTACCAGCACGACGTGGACCAGGGGCTGTTGAAGAAGAAGCTGGGCGAGGTGGTGGACTCGTGCGTGAACGCGGTGGGCGTGGACGTGAACACGGCGTCGCCGCAGTTGTTGGAGCACGTGTCCGGCGTGGGGCCGTCGCTGGCGAAGAAGCTGGTGGCGCACCGGGCGGCCAAGGGGCGCTTCACGACGCGGCGCGAGCTGCTCAAGGTGAGCGGCCTGGGGCCGAAGACGTTCGAGCAGGCGGCGGGTTTCCTGCGGGTGCGCGGGCCAGAGCCGCTGGATTCGAGCGCGGTGCACCCGGAGCGCTACGCCGTGGTGGAGCGGATGGCGAAGGACCTGGGCGTGGACGTGGCGTCGCTGGTGGGGAACGCGGCGCTGGTGCGTCAGATTGATGCGAAGCGCTACCTGGGGCCGGAGCTGGGCGAGCTGACGCTGAAGGACATCCTGGCGGAGTTGGAGAAGCCGAGCCGCGACCCGCGAGGTGACTTCACGGCGCACGCGACGCGGGATGATCTGCGCACGCTGGAGGATGTGAAGGAGGGGATGGTGTTGCAGGGCGTGGTGACGAACGTGACAGCGTTTGGAGCGTTCGTGGACGTGGGCGTGCATCAGGACGGCCTGGTGCATGTGTCGCAGCTGGCGGCGCGGTTCATCAAGGATCCGTCGGAGGTGGCCAAGGTGGGCGACCGGCTGACGGTGAAGGTCCTGTCCGTGGACCTGGCGCGCAAGCGTCTGGCGTTGTCCGTGCGCGCGGTGCTGGAGGGTGGAGCGCCGCAGCCGTCCGGGCGGCCGGCCCAGGCAAAGCCCGTCAGTTCACCGGCTCCGCAGCGTCCGGCGCAGAAGCCGGCGAACCCGGCTCCGCCGCAGAAGAAGCCGGAGCCGTTCAACAACCCGTTCTCGAAGTTGAAGCGCTGACGCACGTGGCCCACTTTCAAGACCTGACCCATTGCAGCTACATGCGCCAGTGGGAGCAGTCGTCGCTGGCGGTAGGCTGGCTTGAAAGGGGGCACGCGTATCCCCGGGGCGCCGTGGAAGAGAAGTTCTTCGCGGCGCTTCTCCGCCTGTGTGCGAATCCCTGGCAGCCGCCGGTGGTGTCTGCGGGCTTCCATGTGTGCTCGCTTTGCCAGTTCGCGGGGAGGCTCAAGGGCACGTCTTACTTCGGTGCGGGGGGCGCCACCGGGACGGCGAACGTCTTCATCCCCGGGGAGACGCAGGTCTTCATCGCTCCGACGATGATCGTCCACTACATCGACGCGCACGAGTACGTGCCGCCCATGGAGTTCCAGGACGCAGTCCTCCAGTGTCCTGAAATGCGATCCCCCCTGTGTCAGGGAAGTTGTCGCCTCGGCTGACGTGCCGAGCTGACGACGCCCTGGGGGCGAGAGCCGGTAGGACGCAGTGCCGTACACGGATGCATTCAAGGCGCAGATGGTGAAGCGGATGGTGGGCCCGGGCGCGGTAAGTGCCGCGGCGCTGGCCCGCCAGGTGGGCGTCTCGCAGCCGACGTTGTCGCAGTGGTTGCGCGAGGCGAATAAGTTGGCGGCAATGACGCCCCCGTCCGAGGAGAAGAAGCCTGCCGGTCCGAAGAAGTGGACGCCCGAGGAGAAACTGCGCGTGCTGGCGGAAGCGCACGGACTGGAGGGCGAGACGCTGGGAGCGCTTCTGCGCCGGGAAGGGCTGCATGAAGAGCAGTTGGGGGAGTGGCGGGCCGCAGCCGCTGGAGCCCTTTCCCAAGGCGCGCAGACGGCTGCCGCCGGGGCCCTGACGGCCAGCCAGCGTCGGCGGCTGGCCTCGTCGGAGAAACGGGTGAAGGAGCTGGAGCGGGAGCTGCGCCGCAAGGAGAAGGCGCTGGCGGAGACGGCGGCGCTGCTGGTACTCGAAAAAAAACTTCAGGCGATGGGCTGGGACGAGAAGGACGTGGACGACGAGGACGACGCAGCGGACGAGAAGCGCGGGAAATGACGCTCGCGCACGTGGAAGCGGCCCTCCTGCAAGGCGTGCGGCTGGAGGCCGTCTGCGAGCGGCTCGGGGTGGCTCCGCGCACGATTCAACGCTGGAGGAAGCCGGAAACGGCCCAGGACGGGCGGTGCGGACCGCGCACCCGACCCGCCAACCGACTCTCCGAAGGCGAGAAGCGCCGCATGCTGGCGGTGGCCAACAGCGAGGAATTCCGCGACGTCTCGCCCAAGCAACTGGTGCCCAGACTCGCCGACCGGGGCGAGTACCTGGCCAGCGAGGCGAGCTTCTACCGGGTGCTGCGCGAGGCGGGACAGCTGGCGCACCGTGGCCCCGCGAAGCCACCCACGCCGCGCCCCAAGGCCGAGCATACGGCCAGCGCCCCCTGCCAGGTGTGGAGTTGGGACATCACCTACTTGAAGGGGCCGGTGAAGGGCACCTTCCTCTATCTCTACCTCGTGGTGGACGTCTTCAGCCGCCGCATCATGGGCTGGCGTGTCCACGAGGAGGAGTCGTCCGCGCATGCCGCGGCCCTCATTCGCGACAGCTGGCGCGAGGCGGGCTGCCCCGAGGGCCTGGTACTGCATTCGGACAACGGCGGCCCCATGAAGGGCGCCACGATGCTGGCCACGCTGCAATGGCTGGGCGTGGCGCCTTCCTTCAGCCGGCCCCGCGTCTCGGACGACAAAGCTTTCTCCGAAGCCCTTTTCCGTACGCTGAAGTACCACCCCTGCTTCCCCCAACGAGCCTTCACGTCGACGCAGGCTGCGCACACATGGGTGGTGCGTTTCGTCGCCTGGTACAACACCGAGCACCAGCACTCCGCCATCCGCTTCGTCACGCCGGACGCCAGACACTTCGGCCTCGACGCCGCGCTGCTCGCCCAGCGCCACCAGGTGTACCAGCGCGCCCGCGCCCGTCACCCCGAGCGCTGGAGCCGCGACACGCGCGACTGGACTCCAGCAGGCCCCGTGCGCCTCAACCCCTCATCGGAAGTGCAGGAGCTGAAGCACATCGGCTGAACCCTCTCACGCGACAACTACCTTGACGCTCACCGACCCCGTGGTGCGCCTGATGCTGCTGAAGAAGGGGTGGTTCCAGGGCTGCCTCTACAACCAGGAGACGGACGAACGCCCGCAGCTCTACTTCGATCACATGCTGAAGAGGGGCAACGCGTATGATCTGGCGAGGGAAATCCGCAAGGGCCTGGACCTGACGGACGCCGAGTAGCCCGGGACGGGCCGCGAGTGAGCACGCGCGGCCCGTCGAGGGCATGGGGGGTTGGAAGGCTGTCACCGCGGGCGGTTTTACGTCGACCTGGAACTAGGGGCTGTCCCTGATTAGCGCAGCCAAAGAAGCATGGATGCGACGTGCAGGACGGCGAGGTAACTGGTCGCCGTCTTGTCATAGCGGGTGGCGACAGCACGAAAGCGCTTGAGGTCGTGGAAGAAGCACTCCACCCGGTAGCGCAGCCGGTACAGGGTGCGGTCCAACGGCAACGCCCGCTTGCGGCTCGGGTTTGAATGGATGACAGGCTTCATCCTGAGCTTTCGAACGTTGGCGCGAATGCGGTCGGCGTCATAGCCGGTATCCGCGATGAAAGCGGCGCCCTCGGCGTGCGCCAGAAGTTCTTCGGCCATTGTGGACTCGTGCTGCTGGCCTGGCGTCAGCGCGACGTGGAGCGGCTTACCTCCCGTCGTCGTGACGGCGTGAACTTTCGTTGAAAAGCCTCCTCGAGAACGCCCCAAAGCATTGCTTCGGATCCCCCTTTTCCGCCCGCGGCGTCCTGATGCGCCCGGACGACAGATGCGTCAGCGAGGGAGCCGAGTTCATCCACATCGAGCCGAAGCGCCTTGAAGATGGCTTCCCAGCGCCCCGTCTTCGCCCAGCGATGGAATCGATTGTAGACCGTCTTCCAGTGACCGAACCGCTCGGGCAAGTCCCGCCACTGCACCCCAGTCTTCACGCGCCACACCACGGCGTTGATGAAGTCACGGTCCCCTCGCTTCGAGCGAGGGCCGCTCCTGGAGCCCAGCAGGGGTCCGATGCGGCTCCACTCGGCATCGCTCAGTTCATGTCGGCGCACAGCCTGCGTTGATCATACTTGGCCCCAGCCAGTAACTCCGACTCGGGGCCCAGCCCCAACGTGCCGGAGGACCGGCCCGTCGGGTCGATTCGTGAACACGAGATCAGGGACAGCCCCTAGTCCTACAGCTGGAGTTTGAGCCGTGCCTTTCGGGGTCGGTAGTGGCACTGCATGGCCACGGCTTGGTGGTGGCGTCGCCAGCGACTCCACACCAGCACATGCGCAATCGGAGTTGCCACACGGCGCAGAAGCGCTACCAGGAGCGCCCGCCCCTCCTGGACGGAGTAGCGGACGAAGGGCGTCCGTAGATGCCGCGCCGGGCGAGAAACGCGCGCATGGGGTTTCTGCGCCTCGGCAGGCCGAGCGCTTTTGGGGGCAGGCCCTCCTGGAGTTGCGAATTGGCCACGGCACAGGCGGCGGCAAGAAAGACGTGGGCCAACAGGCACAACGTCATGTGCCAATTCCAGGCCGTCCACGTGCGCACTTTATAGTCGGCGAGGCCCACCTCGTTCTTGGCGGATTCGAAGTCCTCCTTGAAGGCCCACCGGCTGCCCGCTGCACGCACCATCGACTCCAGCGAGGCATTGCGCCGGGCATGCACGACGTAGAAGGCCACCTTCCCGTCCGCGAGGCTTCGGCGAAACAGCAGCCAGCGTGACAATCCGAGGTGCCGATTGAGCCGCATGCGCGCCCAGTCGTAGACGCGTAGGCCCTTGGTGCCCGCGCCCGCGGATAGACGCACCCAGGCGTCCGGCGGGACTTGCTCCACCATTCGACGATCCCATCAATCGAGCCCTGGGTTTGATGCACACCTCCTCCGTCGTGGAGGAACTGCGGCAGGCCCTGCTGGAGTAGTCTCACCGGTACAACGAGCACTGGCTGCTCGAGCGCCGCAACCTCCTCTCGCCGAGGCAGGGCCCGGCGAGTGCTGATGCAGTTGAGGCAGGCGGCCTGGTTAACACCAATCTGGCGTCTCAACAGTCCGGTGCGGTGCGCATCTACCGGGCAGCGCATTCGAGAGCTGGACGTCATCGCTCGAGGTCGCAGAGGAGTTCGCAAGAAGGCGCGGTACGGAGGTGATGCGGCTCGACTTGAGAACTGTCGATCCCAGTCGGATTGCAGCAGACCTGCGGACCCAAGCCGGCCGAGTTGCTGCGGCTGCGCAAGAGCAAGCGCAGCATTTGAAGAATGTGCTCCTATTCAATAAGGATGCCGAAGTTGTCCTTCGCCGCTGACAGAGTGAGCTATGTCGAATCTGAATGCCCTGGAGAAAACGCTGCGTTCGTTGTCCGAACGGCTCGAATTTGGCAACCCATCGCGAATCGGAAACATTCGTCTGGCGGGAATCGAACGCCTGGAGATCTCGCGCGAAGTCCAAGGGGTGACTCGCTACCTCCGCATCACTCCAGTTGAAGACCCGCTTGGCGCTTGGGAGTTCGAGGTGTTGCTTGGAGAGTTCGGCAACGCCGACCAGTCACTCGATCTCGACGGTCGGCGTGGAGGTACTCAGCAGTACATCGTGGATCTTGCTCAGCGCTGGCTCTTCGAGCGCTGCTCGTGGAATGACATCAGTTCGTAGTTCTCGAATGCGGCCTCAATGAGGGGGCGGCTATAGTTGGTTACTCCCTCCGCGTCGTGCCCAGCCTCCTTTCTCCCAGGGACGCAGGAGGCACTGGTCCCAGGGTTTTGCTCCAGTGCCCAGGCGCGCGTCAGCGTGCGCCTGGGCACGTGCGGAGCCTAAGCGATGTCGCTTCAGCCACGGACGGCATCGCAGAGCCGGTGAGCGGCCTGGGGGGCCACCTGCCACCTCGGCATACCCATGGCCTTGTCGCTGCGGATGCGGCTGGTGGCATGAGGTGGGTGGGTGAGGATGCTCACGGGTTGGATGCGAGATGGCGGGCAGTGAGAAGGACAGATGGGTTCGCGACGTGGCCGGAGTTCTTTTCGGGCTTTCGAAGAGGTTAGGCGTCCCCATGGGGGACATCGAGTGGTTGCTTCTCCGGTGTGAAGACCCCCTGTCATACGGGGGAGGTACCTGCGCGGCGCGTCTGTCCAGCCGCTCGTCAAGGACGTTCGAGCCTTCGAAGCCAACTTCCCTGGCTTGCTTCCTTGGGAGCTACTGGATGGGCCTGGCTGCTAGATGCGAGTGGCAGGCCGAGGGGCATCGCTCAGGTCCAAGATTGGAGACACGTTTGGGATGAGGGATGCTGGGCGCGGGCGGTGAGGAGATGACCAAGCGTCTCGTGGTCGAAGTGGTGCCTCCGAGCCTGTCGCGGAGATGGTCTTCGCGGCTGCTTCCGGCTCAATCTCAGTACAGGAACTGCTCGGTAGCCCGCACTCGCCCCTCTTCATCTAATATCACCAGGAATGCTTCGTAGTTGTCGGTCGGGCCACGCTGGTCGGAGTAGCGCAGCACCTGCTCGTGACCTGATGCGCCTTCATGGGAGATCCTGGCGAGAGGTTGCCCAAGCTTCCGGATGACCTCCGCCTCCGACTCTCCGACCCGGATTTAACGGAAGGCGGCTTCCAAAAACCCCTCTACGAATCGCTTCCGTGGGGCGTCGAACCATATGACTGCGAGCACGATGAAGATCGTCAGGCCGAGCAGCAGTCTGAGTTCCCGACGAATCGATTGCTTCATCTTTTGCACAGCCTTGATCATCTGGCCGGAAAAGCAGAGCAGTCACACACGAGCCACGCTCCAGGCGCTACTTCCTTGGCCTTCCCGCAGTCTACGAAGTCCGCCCCTTCGTTTCGTTGAACGTGGCGCCCCAATATCTCCTTGTTGCCGGAGACGTACAGGGCACATCCCCTGGACTTGTCCTGGCGGACCTGGATGCCGTAGTCGACACGGCCCTCGAGGATGGGCAGGAGAAACCGTCCCAGCGCGATGCCTGCCGCCAGGGCGATGAGCACTTTGTATCTGGACGGAATGGCCAAAGGACTCAGTCCAACGGAAACAACCGCGCTTCCGTCGCCAGCACCTCATTGCGAGCCAGCAACCCCGAGAACCGCTTCGTCCCGTTCCGCGCGTCGAACCGCGCCGCGATGTCTCTCGCCTGCGACTCCAGCCAGTCCTTCAGCGCGCGCGTCCCATAGCCCCCGTCCACCGCGTGCAGCGGGAACGCGTGCGGCAAGCGCAGACTCACCTCGTCCCGGCCGTCCGCCGCCACCTGTCCCATCAGGAACGCCGCCGCTGTGTAGAAGCTGAACCGGTCCCGGTAGCTGGAGTGCTCCAACGCCCAGCCCAGGTGCTTCTCCAGCAAAGTCAGCCCGCGCGACAGGTTGCCCGTCAGCGCCAGGAACTCCAGGTGCTCTCCCACCGTGGCGAGGAACTCGCGGTTCTTCGCCACCATCGCGTAACCGCGCAGGTGGCAATCCCTGGCTTCCTTCATCCGCTCCAGCTTGAAGAGCGGATACAGCAGCGTGCCCAGCGTCAGGTGCGGAATCTCCGCGCAGGACTGCCTTCCATCCAGGATGGGCCTGGCCTTCTGGATGGCCTGTTCCCACTCGCCCTTGTCCACGTGGTGGTCCAGCTCGTCGTCCAATTCGCAGACACGGCAGTCCGTCAGGTGGTCCCTCGGCGTCACGAGCCACGCCTCCCACAGGCGCTCCGCCTCCTCCGTGTCTCCCATGTCGCGCGCCATCTGGTAGCGCAGCTTCAGCGCCGCGCGCTTGCCCGCGTCCAGCTTCGCGAAGCTCTGCTCCACGTCATCCAGCGCGTCGGCGATCTGCTTGCGGCTGATGTGCGGGAACTCGTCCAGCCGGCCCACCACCCACTTCTGCTTCCAGAGCATGTCCTCCGGGTCGAACCGCTGCGGGTCCTTCTTCTGCTGGCCCCGGCACCACGCGAACGCCACCAGCGCCTTGTCCGGATACCCCCCGAATGTCGCCGCGTCGATGAGCGCGTCCCGCAGTTCGTACCCCAGCGGCACGTCGCCGTGCACGTCCACCAGCCGCACCGCCTCCTCCAGCGCGCGCACCTTCGCGTCGCCTTCCGGCAGCGCGTCCGCTTGCGCGCGCAACGCCTCCACCTGCTGCTGCCAGTCCGCGGCCATCAGTGCATCCCCCTCGAGCCCGGACCGGACGAACCGCCCCCTCCGCCACCTTCATCCAACCGCGCCGAGATGAGCCCCAGCAGTCCATGGTTGAGCAGCGCCATCTCCTGCGCGTTCAGCGGGTGCTGTCCCAACAGCAGCGCCTGCACGTAGAGCATCTCCACCGACAGCTTCAGCAGCTCCCGCCCCTCCACCGCCGCCAACCTTCGCACCACCGGGTTGTGCAGGTTGAGGCAGAGCAGCGCGCGGTCCTGGCCGCCCGTGCCCGCCATCACCCCGTCCAGCACTCCCGCGTACAGGTCGTCCGACTCGTCCCGTGCCCGCTCCGCGTCCCTCCGGAATGCCCCTTCCGCGTCCGAGCTGTAGAGCGTGGGCACCTCCGCCGGGAAGAACTTCTTCACCTCCACCCCGCAGCGGAATGGCGCCAGCACGCCTTCCGCCAGACGCAGCAGTGGATAGGTGGCCTCGCGCTCGTCCAGCGTCAGCTCCTCGAAGCTCTGTGGCAGGTCCGCCGACGAGAACGGCGCCACCTGCGCCTCCGGCACCACGTGCGGCAGCTTCTCCAACAGCGCCGTGTCATGCGTGTACGCCGCGTTCAACACGCACAGCCCCTGCGCCCCCGCCACCCGCGCCACCTGCCGGAACCCGTCCAGCGTCGGCGTGTAGCGCACCACCGGCCATGACCGCCGGTAGTCCGCGAGCGTCATCACCCCGAGCGATGTCTCGAAAGGCAGCCAGTGGATGACCAGCCGGTAGAAGTCATCGTCGTCCAGCGCCAGCCCCTTCACCGACAGCCCGTGCAATGCAATCAACCGCTGCAACGCCCGAGGGTCGTCGTGCGCCAGATCCATCAGATACCTGCGCAGGGACTGCCCCAGGGCCTCGCGCGCCTTCGAAAGCACCGTGTCTTCGTAGAAGGACTCGCGGCTCGCGGTGGGCCTCAGCCCGTTCGCGTTCACCACGCACTTCACGAAGAAAGCCCACTCCGGCAGCAGGTTCTCCGCGCTCTCCGACAGCAACATCTGCTTCAGGTACACGCGGTGCTTCTGTCTGGCATTGAAGTGCGGCGACGCCGGCAACACATACGCCACGCCGTCCACGTCCCCCGCCTCGGAGCGCAGCGGAATCACATCCAGGAAGTCCGTGCCGAACACCTCGCGCCCGTAGGCGAGCAGCGCCTGCCGCCGGTCCCCTGGCGTCTCGTAGAAGCGGCGCCAGGGCGGGCCGTCCGGGGTCAGCGCTTCCGTCCGCCCCTCCACCGTGAGCCGCACGGGGAAGGGCAGGAGGCCGCCGTAGTGCTTCGCCAGCTGGCGCACGCGCTCCGGCGTGAACCATTCCGCCATGTCCTGACGGGCGACCAGGTAGACGTGCGTGCCGGGGGCGTCCAGCGGGTGCTCGGAGACGCGCACGTCATAGGTGCCGTCGTGCCGGCCCCGCCACTCCAGCGTCCTCCCGTCCCCCTTCGCCGAGCGCGTCACCACCAACAGCTCGTCGCACACCATGAAGCATGACAAGAGGCCGATGCCGAACTGGCCGATGAAGTCCTTGCGGCGGGCCTCCAGTTGCTCGCGCTTGGAGGACTCGCCGATGGTGGCCAGGAAGCGGTGGATCTCCTCCTCCGTCAGCCCCACGCCGTCGTCCGTGAAGAGCAGGGT
This genomic interval carries:
- a CDS encoding alkaline phosphatase; the encoded protein is MFNPFKRRTFLQAVVAVAATTTFGCSDDDATAPSDGSPYFPQSLASGDPRPDSVVLWVRVEDTARGGADLPLRLEVSPTEDFKTLVLDKKDLTALAEHDHAVKVKVTGLSARTTYYYRFSYEKDGQKHTTRIGRTRTAPAAGDDVPVKFVFASCQDFIGRYYNAWQRLSQLDADLDFVVFLGDYVYETTGDSSFQSDGAGRAVRFSAPEEALPQGSGLTAFLAANSLSNYRDLYKTVRGDKQLQAVHERYPFIIVWDDHEFSDDCWQDVATYEDGKRDETQLDRKLNAEQAFLEYIPLDTMQSPEGAIDVAKEPRFPHSRIYRDFEYGKHLKLLVTDYRSFRPDHLIPEDAYPGAVALDEALLSAALQGQPDAVKQTFQADTFAYVNIDDAAYANHKQVLLGVYLSQAKAAGLTDAEAAQKAAKWVKGPLALYYVNQVLKAVNAQLVISPAGKPRGLAYAHMGKAALFNIQGSRYVVVKDTFDLFAAVNYQATGGKSEDVFGPDQEKWFQQTLTTATNTWKMVVSSTSLSALIWDFRQQADITDPTLRQRFYFSVDQWDGFPTKKKVMLNTLKAAGVSNAVFISGDIHASFASVEEGVPTLTAPGITSGSIKSLASLALIGAGYATGAPVYQHAVTEMEKTLQASNPNLRFADADSHGFVVMEVKADETLATFHLIPAAEVAKDYSKRAGSELEAKFTSKTFRVKNSDIQPA
- a CDS encoding Tex family protein, with the protein product MHVYAAALAQELGIKPEQVDRTLALHEEGGTVPFIARYRKEATGGLDEVQIQAILDKASERAELDGRRDTILRSIEEQGKLTPELTKALQAARTRAELEDLYLPYKPKRRTRAAIAREKGLEPLADLVWKQEGQRGENLDARVKPYVNADKGVADVAQALAGARDICAERVAEDAKLRREARDLCTRRGTLRSDVVPAKKGETTKFENYYGHEEPLSQAPSHRVLALLRGEEEGVLKVKLGLPDDEVKGLFTSRVVTRPQSLFAGELRAAVEDGWDRLMGPSLESELRAELKERADKGAIGVFGENLRHLLLAAPAGARAVLALDPGLRTGIKLVMLDATGTVAETATLYSERSADERARAAKLLEAVVRKHKPELIAVGNGTGSREAEVFTRDTLKAMGVQIPVVSVSEQGASIYSASEVAREEFPELDVSLRGAVSIGRRLQDPLAELVKIDPKSIGVGQYQHDVDQGLLKKKLGEVVDSCVNAVGVDVNTASPQLLEHVSGVGPSLAKKLVAHRAAKGRFTTRRELLKVSGLGPKTFEQAAGFLRVRGPEPLDSSAVHPERYAVVERMAKDLGVDVASLVGNAALVRQIDAKRYLGPELGELTLKDILAELEKPSRDPRGDFTAHATRDDLRTLEDVKEGMVLQGVVTNVTAFGAFVDVGVHQDGLVHVSQLAARFIKDPSEVAKVGDRLTVKVLSVDLARKRLALSVRAVLEGGAPQPSGRPAQAKPVSSPAPQRPAQKPANPAPPQKKPEPFNNPFSKLKR
- a CDS encoding IS3 family transposase (programmed frameshift), which codes for MVKRMVGPGAVSAAALARQVGVSQPTLSQWLREANKLAAMTPPSEEKKPAGPKKWTPEEKLRVLAEAHGLEGETLGALLRREGLHEEQLGEWRAAAAGALSQGAQTAAAGALTASQRRRLASSEKRVKELERELRRKEKALAETAALLVLEKKSGDGLGREGRGRRGRRSGREAREMTLAHVEAALLQGVRLEAVCERLGVAPRTIQRWRKPETAQDGRCGPRTRPANRLSEGEKRRMLAVANSEEFRDVSPKQLVPRLADRGEYLASEASFYRVLREAGQLAHRGPAKPPTPRPKAEHTASAPCQVWSWDITYLKGPVKGTFLYLYLVVDVFSRRIMGWRVHEEESSAHAAALIRDSWREAGCPEGLVLHSDNGGPMKGATMLATLQWLGVAPSFSRPRVSDDKAFSEALFRTLKYHPCFPQRAFTSTQAAHTWVVRFVAWYNTEHQHSAIRFVTPDARHFGLDAALLAQRHQVYQRARARHPERWSRDTRDWTPAGPVRLNPSSEVQELKHIG
- a CDS encoding HSP90 family protein, translating into MDHRFQVSLRGVIDLLSHHLYSSPGVYVRELLQNATDAIRARQQLEPRATGTVGLELREKQDGGPPTLLFTDDGVGLTEEEIHRFLATIGESSKREQLEARRKDFIGQFGIGLLSCFMVCDELLVVTRSAKGDGRTLEWRGRHDGTYDVRVSEHPLDAPGTHVYLVARQDMAEWFTPERVRQLAKHYGGLLPFPVRLTVEGRTEALTPDGPPWRRFYETPGDRRQALLAYGREVFGTDFLDVIPLRSEAGDVDGVAYVLPASPHFNARQKHRVYLKQMLLSESAENLLPEWAFFVKCVVNANGLRPTASRESFYEDTVLSKAREALGQSLRRYLMDLAHDDPRALQRLIALHGLSVKGLALDDDDFYRLVIHWLPFETSLGVMTLADYRRSWPVVRYTPTLDGFRQVARVAGAQGLCVLNAAYTHDTALLEKLPHVVPEAQVAPFSSADLPQSFEELTLDEREATYPLLRLAEGVLAPFRCGVEVKKFFPAEVPTLYSSDAEGAFRRDAERARDESDDLYAGVLDGVMAGTGGQDRALLCLNLHNPVVRRLAAVEGRELLKLSVEMLYVQALLLGQHPLNAQEMALLNHGLLGLISARLDEGGGGGGSSGPGSRGMH